Below is a genomic region from Echinicola rosea.
GCCGTTGTCAGAAGTGAAGATGATCAATGTATTATTGCCTATACCTAGCGAGTCCACTGTTTTCATGATTTCACCCACTTGGTCATCCAGTACTTTTACCATCGCAGCAAAAGCTGCATGGGGTTTTTCTTGGGAACCCAATCGCCCTTTCCGAAAACCTGGACCTTCATCTGTGCCCTTATAAGGTTCTCCTTCCGCTAGCTTCCCCTCAAAAACAGCCATTTCTTCTGCTGGTGCAAGCAGCTCAGCATGGGGAAGCGGAGTGGGGAGAAAGAGGAAAAATGGCTCCTTTTGGTTCGCTTCGATAAACTTCAAGGCTTCCTGATGCATCAATTCGGGAGAATATGCGCCAAATTTTCCATTGTCGTTTTCATGGAGCATGATTTTTTCCTGATTGTCCCATAAGTGGTCGGGATAGTAATTATGGGCAAGCGACTGGCAGACATAACCGTAAAATTCATCAAACCCTTGGTTATTGGGCTCTCCTTCGGTATCAGGGCCACCAAGACCCCATTTGCCAAAGGCACCGGTAGCATATCCGGCTTTTTGTAGCATCTCAGGCATGGTCTGGATGGAGTCAGCAAGAGGAAATTGCCCTTCTCTTTCCCGAAAACCGTATGGCGAAGAATCCAAGCTCCTGTTATCGCGGATGGCTACGTGCCCAGTGTGCTGACCTGTCATCAATGTGGCCCGCGATGGAGAGCAGACTGCAGTGCCTGCATAATGGTCGGTGAATAGCATGCCCTGGGCTGCCAAGCGGTCGATATGGGGTGTTTTGAATTTCTGCTGGCCATAACAGCTTATATCCCCATAGCCCAAGTCATCCGCGAGGATAAAGATGATATTTGGTGGTGGTTCAGATGGTGGTGTTTGTCTTTCTTGGGAAGTGCTTTTGCTTTGGCATGCCAGAAGGCCTGCGAAAATCAACGATGTAAACAGGAGGCTATTTATAAATTTCATAATGGTTCATTTCACAGTAACAATTTACCGTTTAGGGTTTACTTCATTGTCCTGCACTGTGATGAAGATAATGAAGTATGGGTGAATTTTCAGGTTCAGCATAGTTGGGTCATCGACCTGGTTTTTTAGCGTGTTGTAATGAAGACCCAGCACAACGAGACGTTTCTAATCGATTTTGACTTGACCGGATGACTTTTAATGACGGGTAAGGGTTGTCATATCGGGAAATTGAGGTTAAACCTCAATACTAATTGTACCGAGGCACAGCCCTCGGTACAACTGAAATTATTGAAATGCATTTTACCTAACCCCCACGTACCACATACTAATTACCCAGTACTACAAACCAAAAACCTACGACTCTGTATTCCCTTCTCCTTTGCTCTATTCATCCAGCAACGGCATGAGCATGATATCACTGTCGGTCAGAAGGCTGGAATTGAACAGCAGCCACTTGCCATCTGGGCTGACAGAGTGATGAGAGTGAGCCTCTTTGGAAAAAGGACTTTTGCTGGTAAGGCGGTGTCCTGTGGTCAGCAGTGTTGTGTTTTCTGGGTTGCCGTATTTGATTAGGTAAAGGTCGCCATTAAAGGTGTCGCCTACGATCCATTTTAAGTTCCTCGTTCCGGCGGTATGCCAATATCCTCCCCAATCCTGTTGTCCGTGAAAGGTGAGGTCATTGTTGCGGATGTTTAAGGAATAAATGCCATTGTCACCCTCCTGAAGCCTGTCCAGATGACCCATGACATTAAAGCCGATGTGATCCTGATCAAGGAAAACTTCATGGGTTACCCAGGTTTCGTCGGACTCATCATAGAGAGGGCGATTAGTGACCTGTCCATTGTTGTCAATACTGACAAACCAAATGCGTTGGGGGGCGTCCCCACCGGTTTCCCAGCAAAACATCATCTCACCAGCTTTGTAAGGATTGGCTTGCAAATGACCAATTCTGAATGGTACGGTGAGTACTGCCGTCATCTTTCCAGTGGCCAGATCTACTTCATATATGGAGGATTGACCGTCTATTACTCGTGTCGAAAAATAGAGGCTTTCTTCATCATGATCCAGCGCCATGCCGTTTGGGTGTAGCTCCTGGTCCAATATTCCAATTACTTTTTCGTAGGAAGATTTATTGGCCACTTGGCCAGCATTGCTGTCCTCTAAAAGGGCTTCCAAGTTAAGCCTAATCAGTGAATCATTGCGGAAGTGATAGGCATGATTTTCCTTCCAGCCAAGGTGGAAGCTACTTCCGTCTTCTCCGGAAGCAATCTGGATGATTTCATGGTTTTCCATGGATATGGCATAAGCCAGTCCTTTGCCAGAGCGATCTGAACGAAACACTATGTGTTTTCCGTCAGGTGTCCATTGGGGATGGGTTTGGTAGATCTTAGAATTATGATGCCTGGAAGTGGTCAGGGCAATTACCTTTTTTCCGGTTATTTCATCCTCATAGGTGAAGCTTTCGGCAGGAAATCGCTGCCCAAAGGCGTTGACACCTATCATATCAAAGGTCTTGTCCACATGACTTCTGGAGGAATAATCTTTACCTGCTACCGTTTGGGATTGAACAAAATGGGCTCCGGAGAGGCCCATGATGATACTGCCCGTCACCATGATTTTTTTCATGGTGCAGGCAGTAAGGTTGGTGGTCAAGAAGTTAAATTTCATTGGTATCCTGGGTTTTGTTGTAGGTTCGGATTGGCATCAATGGCTGTGCTGGGAATCGGATAAAGCGTCCTGAAAGGTTCAGAGGCTTCCTTGAACTCCCAAGCATCATTAAACTGGCCAAATCGAATCAAATCCCTTCGTCTTGCCAGCTCAAAGGCCAGTTCCCTTCCTCTTTCGTCGAGAATATCTTCTAAGGTTACGGTACTTAGCGACGAGGCGTTGCTTCGTTCTCTGACGTCATTGACCAAGGTGGTCGCTTCAGAGAAGTTGCCCTGTCGTGCCAGTGCCTCTGCTTTGATCAACAGGACATCAGCATAACGGAAAAAAGCAATGTCATTGCTGGCATTTCCGCCATTGGTATTGGGGTCAAGCCCCCATTTGATCCATTTGATGCCTGCATTCATGGGTTGGTTTCTGATGCCAGTGGCAGGGATGATCTCATAAGGTACAGGACCTTCAGTGGAGGTCCCTTCACGGTAAAGGTTGCTGTTGTTGTCTGGCACTATTCTTTCCACCATGACGATTTCCCCGTTACGAGGATCTTTCATGGGACCATAAGCAAGAAACATGTTTTTTCTGTCGTCTTGGTTTTCATAAAGTTCATAAACCGAAGGCCTTGTGCCAAAACCATTCTGAGGAGTGTAGGGAAGACCGAATAATCCGCCACTAATGCCAGGAAGGACTTTTTGCACCAAGGGATGGCCGATACCTCCAGGAATGTTAGGAGTGTAGATTCCACCAAAAATAAACTCCGCATTTTCTTCATTGTCATGGACAAAATTGTCAAAGTAATCCGGTAGCAATTGGTAGGCACCTGAGTTGATGACCATGTCGGCGTACTCAATGGCTTTCTCCCACTGGGAAGTGCCGGTATATACTTCGGCATTCAGGTAAAGGGTGGCCAAGAGCGTATAGCCCGCTTCCCTTGTAAAGCGACCATAGTATTCACTACCTACCTCGGTTTGGGAGGGCAGGTTTGGAAGGGCAGCTTCCAGTTCAGCAATGATAAAATCCACCACTTCGGCCCGTGTGTTTTGGGTAGGAAGATTTAACGGATCCACCTTCGGAGCAGTGAAAATGGGCACATTGCCGTACAGGTCCACCAAGTAGAAATAGGCAAACGCCCTTAGTGCCTGTAATTCTGCCCTTGGGCCTTCGATGCCCTCCAGTCCGGAAGCATCCAGCGCGTCGATCAGCGCGTTTGCTTGGCCAACGGTGCCAAATAAGGTGTTCCATGTGCCTGCAATATAAGCGTGCGTGGCGTCCCATTCATGTTCCATCAGTTGTTCAAAATCATTATTGGCCCACCAGCCTTGGATTTTGCCATGGACGACCACTTGATCAGCAGACAGCTCCAAAGTCCGGTATTCCGCCCCCATTCCAGTTATTTGGGCAAAATTCCGGTAAACTCCGGACAGGGAGGATAACACTTCTTTTTCATTGGAATAAAAGGTTTCTGGTGTGTAGATGGAATACACCTCCTCATCTAGCGAACAGCTTCCCAAAGTGCCCAGTACCAATGCTGAAGCAAGTGTAAGCGTTTTTTTATAATTATTGATAATATTTTTCATGGTGAGTAAATTTTAACGGTTTTCAAGATCACTTTCCTTGGCTTTCATCCTTTAGAAGGAGAAACTTCCTCCCAGCATAAATACTCGAGGACGTGGATACGCCAAGTAATCGATACCAATGGCAGCATTGCCACCACCGTTTGTGTTGGTCCTTACTTCTGGGTCAAAGCCGCTGTACCCGGTAAGGACAAATAGGTTCTGGCCGGTGACGTATAGTCTGGCTCTTTTTAGAAAACCAAGCGCGGCGACGTCAAAATTGTAACCGATGTTAATATTGTCCAGCCTTAAATAGCTGCCATCTTCCAGCCACCTGGAGGAGAATTGCGCTGTTTGATCCCGGCTCACACCAGAACTAAGCGATGACTCAAGGATGTTTATGCCCGGGGTGGAATTGGTATAGGAAAATTCCGCCGCCGTATTGTTCAGCACATCATTGCCTACAACGCCACGGAGGGTCAGTGAAGCATCAAAGTTGTTCCAAGCAAAGCGATGGGTCATCCCGTAGATAAAGTCAGGATTGGCATTGCCAATGACCACTAAGTCAGCGCCATCTTCGCCATCCTGATCCAAGTACGTTTCCATGCCGTTTTCGTCTAATCCAGTGAACTGGCGGCCATAGAAGGTGCCCAGAGGCAATCCGGGTTTAATGATTTGTGAAAAATCCTTTGGAGTGATCACACCTGAGAGGGGGGAAGTCCTGATTTCATCCCGCGAAAACTGCTCATTGGAGAGGGATGTTACTTCGTTGCGGTTGCGAGAGAAATTGACGTTCATGTTCCAAGTAAAAGGTCTGTCCACAATCAAATCAGCATTTAAAGAAAGTTCAATGCCTTTATTTTCTACTTCGCCCACATTTGCCCATTGGGTATTGACTACCGAAGGAGCTGCTGTGGAGAATTGGAGTAAAAGGTTGTTGGTATATTTCTCATAATAATCGACGGTACCGGTCAGACGATTTTCCCAAAAGCCAAAGTCAATGCCCACATTTAGTTGGTTGGTCTGTTCCCATTGCAGGTTAGGATTGGCATAATTGGTGGGAAGGACGCTGGGGATAGCTTCCCCGCCTAGGACATACACCGCGGATCCTGCGATACCCAGTTGCTGGCGATAGAGGTCATTGGGGATTTCTTGATTACCGGTCACCCCGTACCCTAAGCGTAGTTTGAGCTGGTCAAAGGCACTTGATTTCATGAAGTTTTCTTCGGCCATGTTCCAAGCAAATGCCCCGGAAGGAAACAGTCCCCAACGGTTGTTTTCACCAAACCTACTGGAACCATCATTTCTCAGGGTAAACGTAAACAAGTAACGGTCCTTTAACCGGAGATTGGCTCGGCCAAAGACAGAGGCCAGCCTATTTGCGGACTTGTAGGAGGTATTGGAAAGTATATTTCCAGACTGGATCAAATTCCATTTCACAGAAGACGAAACGAAGTTGTTGGCTTCCGTAAAGGTGTATTCGGTCACAAACCGCTGAAAGGAATATCCACCAAGTAGGTTGAGGTTGGTGTTATTGCCCAGGTCCTTATTATAGGTCAATGTGGCCTCCATCACGGAACTGTAATTTTTAAGCTTGTTAATGGAAGCGCGTCCTCCATCAGTTTCACCTGAAGGGTGGGTAGCAGGCATGTTGGTGAACCGCTCAATGTATTGGTCGTTATGCCCCATATTTAGCCTAAAAGTAAGCTCGTCCATGAGGTCAAAGGCTACATCTACATTTCCCAAGAACAGGTTGGTGTTCCTTTCATCGTCCACCTCTACCCATGATACTGGGTTGATGCGAAGCTCTCCGATTTGGTAGTAGGAGCCATCTGGATTGGTTACCGGTAGGGTAGGAGCCCATCGGATGGCATCTTTTAGGATATTACCGCCTTCGTTGTTAATATTGGATGAAATGGGCGTGTTGTCTTCGGCAGTTTTGCCATAGGTCATGTTGATGCCAAGTCTTAGCCTTCCTTCGAGGGCTTTATGGGTTCCGTTAAAACGAGCCGTGTATTTTTTCAGCCCCGAGGAAAGTAGGATTCCCTGCTGGTCGGTGTAGCCGAGTGAAGCCCTAAATGTACTGGCTGCAGAACCACCTCCAAAGGCCACATTATGGTTTTGGCTGACTGCAGAGCGAAAGATCTCATCTTGCCAAAAGGTATTGGCTCCCTCGTCTGGGTAAACCAAGTCATTCTCTTCGGCATAATTTCGATATTGATCTGCTGACAACACGGGTAAGGTTTTTCGGATATTGGAAACGCCCACGTAAGTATCATAAGTAAGGGTTTCCCCACCGCTTTTATTTTTGGTGGTGATGATGATGACGCCGTTAGCTCCTCTAGAGCCATAAATGGCCGTCGCAGAGGCATCTTTCAGAATATCAATCGACTCTATATCGGAAGGGTTGATCGA
It encodes:
- a CDS encoding SusC/RagA family TonB-linked outer membrane protein; its protein translation is MKKVITLRLPWRQSMLALLSTACSLGFAYGSKPIEDPLMTISGINEVEKVITGTVVSSEDNGPLPGVSILLKGSGTGTVTDIDGKFTLEVPEEGAVLIFSSIGFVKQEVEVGNQTTLNVTMEADLQQLGEVVVIGYGTQRKKDITGAVASVGEKDFNTGMSVAPEQLMQGKVAGVNIVQNSGQPGAASTVRIRGVNSISAGNDPLYVIDGVPMQFNSANNFVSSMQGSSPFSSEGTNPLNSINPSDIESIDILKDASATAIYGSRGANGVIIITTKNKSGGETLTYDTYVGVSNIRKTLPVLSADQYRNYAEENDLVYPDEGANTFWQDEIFRSAVSQNHNVAFGGGSAASTFRASLGYTDQQGILLSSGLKKYTARFNGTHKALEGRLRLGINMTYGKTAEDNTPISSNINNEGGNILKDAIRWAPTLPVTNPDGSYYQIGELRINPVSWVEVDDERNTNLFLGNVDVAFDLMDELTFRLNMGHNDQYIERFTNMPATHPSGETDGGRASINKLKNYSSVMEATLTYNKDLGNNTNLNLLGGYSFQRFVTEYTFTEANNFVSSSVKWNLIQSGNILSNTSYKSANRLASVFGRANLRLKDRYLFTFTLRNDGSSRFGENNRWGLFPSGAFAWNMAEENFMKSSAFDQLKLRLGYGVTGNQEIPNDLYRQQLGIAGSAVYVLGGEAIPSVLPTNYANPNLQWEQTNQLNVGIDFGFWENRLTGTVDYYEKYTNNLLLQFSTAAPSVVNTQWANVGEVENKGIELSLNADLIVDRPFTWNMNVNFSRNRNEVTSLSNEQFSRDEIRTSPLSGVITPKDFSQIIKPGLPLGTFYGRQFTGLDENGMETYLDQDGEDGADLVVIGNANPDFIYGMTHRFAWNNFDASLTLRGVVGNDVLNNTAAEFSYTNSTPGINILESSLSSGVSRDQTAQFSSRWLEDGSYLRLDNINIGYNFDVAALGFLKRARLYVTGQNLFVLTGYSGFDPEVRTNTNGGGNAAIGIDYLAYPRPRVFMLGGSFSF
- a CDS encoding TolB family protein yields the protein MKFNFLTTNLTACTMKKIMVTGSIIMGLSGAHFVQSQTVAGKDYSSRSHVDKTFDMIGVNAFGQRFPAESFTYEDEITGKKVIALTTSRHHNSKIYQTHPQWTPDGKHIVFRSDRSGKGLAYAISMENHEIIQIASGEDGSSFHLGWKENHAYHFRNDSLIRLNLEALLEDSNAGQVANKSSYEKVIGILDQELHPNGMALDHDEESLYFSTRVIDGQSSIYEVDLATGKMTAVLTVPFRIGHLQANPYKAGEMMFCWETGGDAPQRIWFVSIDNNGQVTNRPLYDESDETWVTHEVFLDQDHIGFNVMGHLDRLQEGDNGIYSLNIRNNDLTFHGQQDWGGYWHTAGTRNLKWIVGDTFNGDLYLIKYGNPENTTLLTTGHRLTSKSPFSKEAHSHHSVSPDGKWLLFNSSLLTDSDIMLMPLLDE
- a CDS encoding RagB/SusD family nutrient uptake outer membrane protein; its protein translation is MKNIINNYKKTLTLASALVLGTLGSCSLDEEVYSIYTPETFYSNEKEVLSSLSGVYRNFAQITGMGAEYRTLELSADQVVVHGKIQGWWANNDFEQLMEHEWDATHAYIAGTWNTLFGTVGQANALIDALDASGLEGIEGPRAELQALRAFAYFYLVDLYGNVPIFTAPKVDPLNLPTQNTRAEVVDFIIAELEAALPNLPSQTEVGSEYYGRFTREAGYTLLATLYLNAEVYTGTSQWEKAIEYADMVINSGAYQLLPDYFDNFVHDNEENAEFIFGGIYTPNIPGGIGHPLVQKVLPGISGGLFGLPYTPQNGFGTRPSVYELYENQDDRKNMFLAYGPMKDPRNGEIVMVERIVPDNNSNLYREGTSTEGPVPYEIIPATGIRNQPMNAGIKWIKWGLDPNTNGGNASNDIAFFRYADVLLIKAEALARQGNFSEATTLVNDVRERSNASSLSTVTLEDILDERGRELAFELARRRDLIRFGQFNDAWEFKEASEPFRTLYPIPSTAIDANPNLQQNPGYQ
- a CDS encoding arylsulfatase, whose protein sequence is MKFINSLLFTSLIFAGLLACQSKSTSQERQTPPSEPPPNIIFILADDLGYGDISCYGQQKFKTPHIDRLAAQGMLFTDHYAGTAVCSPSRATLMTGQHTGHVAIRDNRSLDSSPYGFREREGQFPLADSIQTMPEMLQKAGYATGAFGKWGLGGPDTEGEPNNQGFDEFYGYVCQSLAHNYYPDHLWDNQEKIMLHENDNGKFGAYSPELMHQEALKFIEANQKEPFFLFLPTPLPHAELLAPAEEMAVFEGKLAEGEPYKGTDEGPGFRKGRLGSQEKPHAAFAAMVKVLDDQVGEIMKTVDSLGIGNNTLIIFTSDNGPHIEGGGDPEFFDSNGPLKGIKRDLYEGGIRVPLIMRWPGRIQANSTNDHPSAFWDFKATFTALAGIEAPENGDGISMLPTMLGKEEQQLKHPHLYWEYHGETGKQAVRMGKWKGVRKDIRKGNETIELYDLSKDLGETTDVADQHPKIVQKLDSILRAEHTTNPTFKLGYLDE